The DNA sequence TCTTGGGTTTGGACATGGCGAAAACCCAAAGAAATGATCTGACTGGACCAGGAAACATGCCACTTGCCACGTGTCCATTAAGAGGATTGAAATTCCATTCTTACCCATTGACCGTGGCAAGTCCCCCTCACCTCGATGAGTAGTGCAGTGCTGTGACTTATGAGTTATGATACTTTTGATGAGAAACCAAAGCATTTGTGTATCCAAAATCAAGGAGCTTTCTTCGGTGGGGAAAGAATAATCTGGACCTTGAAGGACCAggttataaatttaaataataaaaaatgcatGGGTTGGTTCACAAATAAAGCATAATAACGGTTGAGaggaatttgaaaaaaatttagaatttcttATTACAAAAAAGCACCAACGGCGCGTCATGGTGGAGGAGATCTGCACGGTGTCATCGCTGCATCATCTTCTCCGGCAAGTTCTGCCGCTTGTTCTGCTTTTGCTCCGGCGGATGTGAAGCACTCGGAGCACAGTTTGGGCGTGGACTCAGTGCCGCTGGCTGAGGAGATCTGAGAGAAGAGCAAAATAGAGAGATTCAGAGAGGAGAGAGAGCTCGCCTCGCCGTCGTTGTTGCCGTCGCCACCGCAGTTCATCGCCTCTCCAGATCTGGTCGCAACGCCCAAGCCTCTGAGGATGTTCCATTACGACCTCCTCGACGAGACGCAGAACAAGCTTGAATTAGCATCTTTTTACTTAGTCCATCAAGGTTTGGAAAATACTTTCCCCACCAAAGACGAAGCCCAAAATCAAAAGCAAAACAAAAAAACGCTTGGAACTGCTTCTTTGTTTCGACTTGCCAGTTGCCACCCGCAATCTGCTTCATTTGTATTACCGTTCCGACAAGAGGACTCATCACCAACGAAGCTTCCATGGTGGACCGCATGCAAGTTCAACACCATTCCGAtggttttctatttttctgttgcCAGGTAAATCAAAATGTGCAATCCCTCCTCTAAATATTTAGCCCCAAGGATAATATCTTTTTAGCCCCTTTTCTTTCTCTAAAATAAACGTctaattgtttcttttttttttctttttcaaaataaaaaaaaattgtcgaGTGAAAAATCATTTTGCAAATTTGTtgtaataagaaaaaatattgtGTGGTCTGTCAGACAACCGTGTGACCACCCCACCGCAGTTGGTGCGGTGAGAACGATCCTCCACTGCCACAGATGGAAGCCTCTAAGGAGGATTCGCTCTGGACCATTAATCACGCTCTGATCACACGGTCATGATTCATCAACCAGACTTCGGTTCCTGTCTCCTTAGAACTCAAGGATACAGTTGTACGAGCCTATAGAACAGATCCTGTTCAAGTAAGGTCGTGCCCATGTATTTCGCTCTTTGATTATATAAACGCTCATGTTTTGCTAAGAACAACCAATGTACGACTAACTTTGCTTCCCTTGTTAACCTCATCAGTTACTCTCTCTCTTTCTGGAATTGTATTTATTGATTTAAGATCCCTCAATATATATGCCAATAATGAAATGATGGTGATAGTAATGTTTTATAAAATGATGTAGTATTTTTGGTGCATTATCAAGTAAATAGCATGAGAAAGACTGTGCACCAGTTAAAATTACTGTGGAAAACTTGACTGGTGGTCCTAAACCTTTCTCGTCATTTCTCTTATCATATTATTAATAACCTTAATTGCCGCATTGTTCCAGCCTATAAGAACTACATAATCATTATTTGTCTCCTGTTCTTATCAGTTTAATATCTGATACATGGGCTGATAGTCCATTTGaattaaatcaatttttatAGGGAGAGACCAGAGTCCATAGTGGTAGTTTGCTACTAAGACTCTCATGTGTCACCTTTGTCTTGCACTATAGCATAGTTTGGTACATTCATCCCACCCAAATCAGTTCAAATTATTCTTCGATGTTAGATTAGGATTTAAGAATTCAAAAAATGGTGTTGACGGATTATAGGGTTCTGTTGTGACAGAATACAAAGTGTGACCCATTGATGCTTTGTTATCATTCACATTAAGTACTTTAGTAGAAGATCAATCTTCAATCTTATGTATGAACAATTCTGTAATGAAATTCCACCTAAAATTAAAGCTTACAATGGTGGCATATATATATCTGAAATATCAAAACAAATTAATTGAATGTTAATGGTATTTATTTGTCTAAGTCATTTTTtccaaacataaatcacttgGTTATAAGACAAACTTGTGGGAAAAAatcaatttctaaaatccaaacACAGTACAAGGTAcattgtgcttccatattgtTAAACAAAATTCCCTCTTGGACTAAACACTACAGTGCTGTGTATAGTATCTGAGGGACAGCACCATCTAACTGAGAAATCTAAACATACTTCCCTCTGTATTTAGGCTTTGGATCCTTGATAAACTTAGAATCGCCGGCCTCCGGTAATTGAGCATCAATTGGACTAAAAACTGCTGAATGAAGATTACCATCTTGCAACCACTTAACATGGTTCTCCCTAAACTCGAGGTGTTTTAACCTTGCAGCCTCGGCTATTTCTTTGGTGTAAGCGCCAACCTTGACCATCGTCAGTAATACCCTGCTATAACGCGAACTAAGGATCTGCTCAGAAGAAGAAATCAGTTTAAAACATGGATGCTCTGGGAAATGGGTTTCGGCACAATCATCGTCTCTCAATACGGGATAGAAGAACACAAGCCTGCCCCTCATTGCGAGCATTTTGGCTGCAAGATCGAGCAAATCATGCACACACTCTACTAAACTGTAAGGCGCTGTTGATGGTATGTGATCCGTCCTCTTGTCATCAGGGACAACATACGGTTCCACAGCCCCCTTTAGCAGCTTCCGCCCACCAGATTTGCGTCCCCCAGCTCGCACTCCATAAGGAGGATCACATATTATGGCATCAAATATCTGCAATGAACAGCAAAATCATCTACAAACTAGAATTCAAAATCGCTTGAGTAAATTTGCAATCATGcaataaattctcaacttgagAGTTGAGACATACAACAATATAGCAGAAAGAGCCTTGGAAGCATAAGTACAAgattttatttacaaaaaattaCCTCTTTCAGCCCAGAACGCCAGGGAGGGCGATTGTTATCAGCCCTTAACAGACCTACTGGCATTGGCAATCCATACTGCAAATGTACAGCATAATCAGAGCACGTAAGGAGATAAACATTATAAAATATGATTTATTCTAGCACATTCAGACTTTTATAACATTATGGAAAAAGTGATGCTAAATCCCAAGTATACACAACTTGTTCCAGAGTCCAGACCTCACAAAACAATGGTAAGTGTTTGGCAGATtacctgctcaaaattgctccATACATTACAGTTAGGACCACGTCCATCACGCACTACCCTAATGTCAATGTCAGCACCCTGAACAACTCAGATCAGTTATTGTCAAAACCTTTGCCATGCACATTGATATGAACATGCTAAGAAATTATTGCAAATAGTGAGAAGCTGGACAAGCAGAAAAACAGAAGAAGAAGCCAAAGCACACCATGGTCATTGCTCCAAAGTGAGCAGCTCCAACAAGAATACTTCCAGTTCCAACGAAAGGGTCATATATTAGTTTCCCTGAAGTAGCAAGTGCTTGGTTGGCCATTAGAAAAGCCATTTCAGCATCCATGGCAGTTGGACCAAGATAGGTACGACTTTTCAACTGATATGTTGGTATAAGCTTCCTATCAGCACCACCAACTTCACGACCAAAGAAGATTCTCCTttgaacaattggaggaagacCATTGTTACGCCCATAATTATCAATTTCTATAAGCCAGAAGTTGTGATCAGGGTTTTTCAACTTTACTTGTCCCTGCAAACAAAAGGACATAATAATGACGAAAACCAAATACATTCTTGTAATATATTAACATTGAGAAAAAGGCAGTGTAATAAATAATGAGAAATTTGACTCATCATAATATATTAGCATTCATAAGCTATATAAGGCAAGAAGACTCAATGAGAAGCTCAAATGAAAACTGGTGGAAAGATAAGAGATTCATTGAGGGAAAAAAATGTAAAACAACAGAGCAGCTAATCTGTGTCCTGCCATAACATGTGGTGGTCTGCATGGATTAAGCGATATTACAGTGTTTTACATTAAAACAATACTAGCTAAGTTTGAAAATTAGTTCTGATAAACCAATACCTGAAAAATAATTCTGGAAGCTCCCAACAAATTTTGAAACGACATTTTCATCACAGGCAGACCAAATTAGAGAATATCAGTTAACAGTAATCATTCAATgctatttttgaaaacaaataatatattataacaATCCTATATAAACCTACAAATCTTACAAAACACACCAGAAAAGGTCGTCAAGAGGCAGAAACAAAGTCAGTTTCCTACAAAAAGCAGCTTCAATTTACAATACAAATAGCATCATTCCAATTAGAGGACACCACACCTTGAAAGGGATATAAGCCAGCCCTTGAATGAGTTCCTTCTGTTCATCGAGACTCATAACCTTCCCAAAGCTGTCAACAGTAATCTTGAAAGTGCTACCAGCTTCCAAGTATGGCAGCTTCCTCTCATCAGGGTAACTCAAAACAGAATCTTTCAACTCCTCATAGCTGCCCCCTTCCCCCCAAAGCTCATACATTCCCTTCACAAGTATGCCTACAATAAAATCCCCAATTAAAAAGCTAAAGCTTGAAACACACCCACTTCACAAAAAAGAGAAATCAGCACCAAAATCATAATGGGTCAAAGGAAAAGTGAGAACTTTACTTCGGTTGGCAATGCTGCGAGCGACTTGCTCTGAAGGGAGATTGACAAAATGGAAAGGAGAATCGGGGTGGTGGTGAATAGGGAGCTTCCACTGCAACTGTGCTGGAACGTCGCCGTTTTGTTCGTCCTCAAAAGCACCGAAGAGATGAGCCAGAGATTCCACTTCGGGTTTTCTGTAATCCAACAACCTGTGGTAGAAAACGCATAAATACCACATTTTTAGACACAGGGCTGAAAATGAACGAATCTGAGtttgaagaaagaaagaagcaGAAGAATGGTGATGCTAAACCCACCACAAAACCCTCGCTGCCTCCAGACTTCAACTTTTCTTTCGTGTTGCAAATTTGTAAATTCAGCTattttgagggccaaaatgtaaATACctaaaatatcaaattataaTTCAACCCCcgtattatgtattttttactattttagcaTTCATCTAACAAATAAAGGTGTTTCTAATATAATAATTTGCCTTAAAAAATACGGcaaatattttctattttttaggattttataaaagaatataaaaataaaaaaacaaattttattgTATTCGGTTGCGATTTTTTGTATATTATAAACTATAAAAcattagtcaccaaaaaaataaactataaaacattaaaataaatataaaaaatgaaattacaaattaaattttaatttttgaatttttatatttatttgttaaaagtatacaaaataaaaaaaatttgttacctttttAAATCAGTGGCatatatttttgtgtattattttaattttataccattaaaaatattttgatcttttaaaaaagttgtttgaaataaaattaacggattttaaaaattaaaatatttttttcttttaataatacttataaaaaaatatataaaaattttatatttaatttttttaaaatatatttaatatttaattatttttattaatgtttaaaatattgtaaaaatttatttatctattgtatttttaaaattatttttgttagtaatataaatttttaaatattattttaatcatttattttttacataaaatatgataaaaaaattaattttttaaatttaattttaattctgtAGTAGAATTATATTTGTATTAAATTATATGATGTggcattaataaaaataattattgatattaaaataaaattaaagtcttttttatatattattttagtagTTTTGTTTAATAGAAAATCCGCGTGGAATATGGGAGGGTAGGTTACGAGGTTTACACACACATTTGGTGAGTGTAGGAGTAGCAGCAGAATCTCACGTCTTTCGTATCTCGTCTCTGCTAGGTTttctctcactctcactctctGCCTCGCTCATCGCTACGGTATTCTTCCCCCATTCCTTTTTCTAATTCTTTTCCCTTTTCACGTAATTCGCTTTTCTTTGCTTTGATTCCGCcctaaaattaagataaaggTTCTTCCTTTTTTGTGTGGAGGGGGGTTGTTTGGGGTGGGGGGGCGGGGGGGAGCTTGGCCCTTCGTCTGGTTTCTTAAGAATTTGGGGACCGTAAatcttcaaatttttaattaatttggtgaaattttgaatttttgtgcGATCATGGAACATGTGCTTTGTGTTGCTTAATTTTTATGCTTACTGGGAACAGCAGAAACAGTGCACGGGATTTTTTACATATCATATTCAATTTGGTAAAGTATTTAGTTTTGTTTATACACAGTGTGAATTCATAGCTTTTTGTCTTTCTTGTTAAACTATGAGCTATGCAGATTCCAGGAAGCTCATTGTTTTGTGGTACTTCTTAACATTTTTGTATGTATGTTTATATTTACTAATTGGGAGAATACACATACCGAAACAGAGATGTTTGGGACTGGAGTGGAGgcaggtttagggtttagggtctAGTCTCAGCTACCAAACGGTCTACATTTTTTGTTGTTGATAGGATGCTGTAAAAGTGAATTTCATACTTGATACCAAATACAATCTCaggaatttttcttctttttttttttttttaatgcatttATGTCCATCTGTCGATAAACAGGGTTATGATATACTATGCCAAACTGCTAAAAATATGAGTTAAGTTTCTGGTTGATTGACTGCCTCGTATAATATCCATAACATGGTTCACTTCATATAACCTGAGTCTCATCAATGAATTGAatgtatttaattataataatgtGCTTCTTTTTATGAGAAATTCCTTTCTAACATCTTGTTTGAAGTGAGCTGCAAACTGGGTTTGCTCATGGGAACTGTTTTCTTCCACTTATTTATTGAGACTCTGGGATGGCTCACCTTGCATAATCAGTTCAAAAACATCATGTGTTAATGCTTGTTGTGTTGCAAATGTGCGGCTTAGAATGTCAGACGTGGAAGAATATCGCTGCTTCATTGGTGGCCTTGCATGGTCAACATCTGATAGAAAGTTAAAGGATACATTTGAAAAGTTTGGCAAGCTTGTTGAAGCAAAGGTAATCAATCTAACCTTCTATTTCTTGATGCAATCATTGTTCAGTCTCTTATTTCATGTTCATATTTCGAAGTTGGTTTATGCTGTACTTTTGGATGATGTCTTAaatgcttctcttttttttcattaattCAGGAGGGATATGCAATATCAgttaactttttcttttttccttttttaaatataattaacaaaTCAAGGAAACAATATCAGGACAACCTTGTAATGTAGTTAAATACTTTAATACTGGATTTTCATACTATTATGTATGattaagatattttttacaTTGTCATGCGCCATATTTTTTTTACAGGTGGTTGTTGACAAATTCTCTGGGCGTTCTCGTGGTTTTGGATTTGTCACATTTGATGAAAAGAAAGCAATGGAAGATGCTATTGATGCTATGAATGGCATGGATTTAGATGGGCGAACTATCACTGTAGATAAAGCTCAGCCTCAACAAGGATCGGGTAGAGATGATGGTGACCGCCACCGTGATCGTGGTCGAGATCGTGACCGTGATCGCGATCGTAACAGAGATTATGGAGGCGGTCGAGGATCTAATGGTGGTGAATGCTTTAAGTGTGGTAAACCTGGTCATTTTGCTAGGGAGTGCCCTAGTGAAGGGGGAAGAGGAGGAAGGTATGGTGGCAGGGAAGGTGGTAGACATGGTGGAAGTGGTTATGGTCCTGATAGAAATGCAGATCGTTCTTCCGGCGGACGCAGCAGGGATGCTGGCAGGGATGGAGATTCAGGAAATGATCGATACTATCGTGATCGTGCTGGACCATATGAACGACGAGGATCAGGAGGTGCTCGTTAATCTACCATTGTCTTCTCATTGAGGTAAGCTACTTTATTGATATGTCCTCTTATCTCTTTATCTTCTTGATTCTGAATGGCATTGTTGTGCTTCTTTTTCAGCTTTGAAATTGGAGGGGTTGCTGTTACTGCTTCAAGTTTCTTTTTAGTTCACAATGTTCTGGGATTGTTGTTTGGATGGATGGATGATACCAGTGTTTTGAGATGCAATACTCAGCTCATATTTCAAACTCTTTTTATGTTCCTAAAGCCGACCTtttgatctgttgaaatcttaTACATGCTTGACTTATGGTCAAATTTGATGATGATGTGCTCTATGCTATCTATAATTGCTGCTGGAATATCTTGTGAATTGTGACTTTCGTACATGGGGAGTTGCATATGACATATTTGCAGCCGGATTACCTGTTTCTATTGGAAAGTGTTTTGATGGCTGGGTTTTGGAAATGGTAGAGGTTCAAATGTGCAGTTTGCTGTATCTAATTTGGGGGAAGTTTTAGAAGTAGAATTCTCATTGGGCTATCCTATTTCTGGATCTTTGAGTAAAAAGTAGTCAAGCGGGTAAATTATTGAATATCAATCCAAACAACCTACTTTCTTACTTGCCAGATTTTCGATTTGGTCTGTGCTTTATTAATATAGTAATTGACATTTTGGCAGGATCTTTGGCTAAATGTGGTCTTTTTGGATTCATCATTGGGATCCTTTGTTGCTAATGGGATAGTGCATGggttttttaaactaaaattctTTTCAGCTGCAACAGGCCATCAGCAATTGAACCAATATGCTATATGCATGACCCTTGTTTTCTTCATGGGGCACTGATGGAAGGGGGTTCTATTTTCTATGGTTGTGGCACGTTTTGGAAGATCTTGATGACTTGAGCAACTGCGATACCATTGTTTTTTTACACGTTATTTCTCTGTTTTGGTGGAAGATTGCTCTTGTCCAAAATTTTAACCTACTTGCATGTGATGTTGGTTTTGTTTGCTGAGATCCAGTTATTAATCTTGCTAT is a window from the Arachis stenosperma cultivar V10309 chromosome 3, arast.V10309.gnm1.PFL2, whole genome shotgun sequence genome containing:
- the LOC130967043 gene encoding glycine-rich RNA-binding protein RZ1A, producing the protein MSDVEEYRCFIGGLAWSTSDRKLKDTFEKFGKLVEAKVVVDKFSGRSRGFGFVTFDEKKAMEDAIDAMNGMDLDGRTITVDKAQPQQGSGRDDGDRHRDRGRDRDRDRDRNRDYGGGRGSNGGECFKCGKPGHFARECPSEGGRGGRYGGREGGRHGGSGYGPDRNADRSSGGRSRDAGRDGDSGNDRYYRDRAGPYERRGSGGAR
- the LOC130967039 gene encoding uncharacterized protein LOC130967039, encoding MWYLCVFYHRLLDYRKPEVESLAHLFGAFEDEQNGDVPAQLQWKLPIHHHPDSPFHFVNLPSEQVARSIANRSILVKGMYELWGEGGSYEELKDSVLSYPDERKLPYLEAGSTFKITVDSFGKVMSLDEQKELIQGLAYIPFKGQVKLKNPDHNFWLIEIDNYGRNNGLPPIVQRRIFFGREVGGADRKLIPTYQLKSRTYLGPTAMDAEMAFLMANQALATSGKLIYDPFVGTGSILVGAAHFGAMTMGADIDIRVVRDGRGPNCNVWSNFEQYGLPMPVGLLRADNNRPPWRSGLKEIFDAIICDPPYGVRAGGRKSGGRKLLKGAVEPYVVPDDKRTDHIPSTAPYSLVECVHDLLDLAAKMLAMRGRLVFFYPVLRDDDCAETHFPEHPCFKLISSSEQILSSRYSRVLLTMVKVGAYTKEIAEAARLKHLEFRENHVKWLQDGNLHSAVFSPIDAQLPEAGDSKFIKDPKPKYRGKYV